One genomic segment of Sminthopsis crassicaudata isolate SCR6 chromosome 4, ASM4859323v1, whole genome shotgun sequence includes these proteins:
- the SCPEP1 gene encoding retinoid-inducible serine carboxypeptidase: MELVPWHWPALLLLLLRLSPGIALVQPVEQGKEIWDYVTVRNNASMFWWLYYANNSCKNFTELPLIMWLQGGPGGSSTGFGNFEEIGPLDDELKPRKTTWLQSASLLFVDNPVGTGYSFVNQSDAYATDLDMVASDMLVLLQNFFDSRPEFKTIPFYIFSESYGGKMAAGISLELYKAIQKGSIKCNFAGVTLGDSWISPVDSVLSWGPYLYSMSLLDDKSLIELTKIGEQLIDAMNKGLFEWATQLWADAETLVEQDTDGVNFYNILNKNPPEFAKKMSQEFTQHHLVRLDNRHVRQLHNNKLSALMNGPIRKKLRIIPDFVTWGEQASLVFKNMQKDFMKPVINIVDELLEAGINVTICNGQLDLIVDTMGQEAWLRKLKWPEFTTFNQMKRKPLYVNPGSYDTSAFYKSHKNLAFYWILKAGHMIPSDQGEMALKMMKMITGQEMN; the protein is encoded by the exons GCATTGCTCTAGTTCAGCCAGTAGAGCAAGGCAAGGAAATCTGGGATTATGTGACAGTCCGAAATAATGCGTCCATGTTCTGGTGGCTCTATTATGCCAACAACTCCTGCAAAAACTTCACAGAATTGCCTCTGATCATGTGGCTTCAG gGGGGTCCAGGAGGTTCcagcactggatttggaaattTTGAGGAAATTGGTCCCCTCGATGATGAACTCAAACCAAGGAAAACTACTTGG CTACAATCAGCCAGCCTTCTGTTTGTGGATAACCCAGTGGGCACTGGATATAGCTTTGTAAATCAGAGTGACGCATATGCTACAGATCTTGACATGGTGGCTTCTGACATGCTGGTTCTCCTGCAAAATTTTTTCGATTCTCGGCCAGAATTCAAG ACTATTCCATTCTATATTTTCTCAGAATCCTATGGAGGAAAGATGGCTGCTGGGATTTCCTTAGAGCTTTACAAG GCTATccaaaaaggaagtataaaatgCAACTTTGCTGGTGTTACCCTGGGTGATTCCTGGATATCTCCTGTAG ATTCTGTGCTTTCCTGGGGACCTTATTTATATAGCATG TCTCTCCTAGATGACAAAAGTCTAATAGAGTTGACAAAAATTGGAGAGCAACTTATAGATGCTATGAATAAGGGACTATTTGAATGGGCTACCCAGCTGTGGGCAGATGCAGAAACACTTGTGGAACAG GACACAGATGGAGTGAACTTTtacaacattttaaataaaaatccccCTGAGTTTGCAAAGAAGATGAGCCAAGAATTCACCCAGCATCATCTAG TTCGACTTGATAATCGCCATGTGAGACAGTTACACAACAATAAATTAAGTGCACTCATGAATGGACCCATCAGAAAGAAGCTCAGAATCATTCCAGATTTCGTCACGTGGGGAG AACAGGCAAGTTTAGTTTTCAAGAATATGCAGAAAGACTTCATGAAGCCTGTGATTAACATTGTAGATGAACTACTGGAAGCTGGGATCAACGTCACAATTTGCAACGGGCAATTAGATCTCATAGTGGACACCATGG GTCAGGAAGCATGGTTGCGTAAACTGAAATGGCCTGAGTTTACCACTTTCAATCAGATGAAAAGGAAGCCTCTGTATGTTAATCCTGGGTCTTATGATACATCTGCTTTCTATAAGTCACATAAGAACCTCGCTTTCTACTGGATCCTCAAGGCTGGCCACATG ATTCCATCAGACCAGGGGGAAATGGCTCtgaaaatgatgaagatgataacAGGACAAGAAATGAATTGA